A window of the Miscanthus floridulus cultivar M001 chromosome 14, ASM1932011v1, whole genome shotgun sequence genome harbors these coding sequences:
- the LOC136504417 gene encoding protein DWARF 53-like isoform X1 — MPTPVPAARQCLAPAAVTALDAAVASARRRAHAQTTSLHLIASLLAPTAAPLLRDALARARSAAYSPRLQLKALDLCFAVSLDRLPSIPTSASASASASASSSSNDQHEPPVANSLMSAIKRSQANQRRNPDTFHFYHHHQAAGASATSPNAVKVDLSHLVLAILDDPLVSRVFADAGFRSNEIKVAILRPALLGRGLPTRARPPPLFLCSFAAADDADVPSPAPALAGAAPGEDNCRRITDILARGRNPMLVGVGAASAAADFAEASPYRILPVNHQADLLAVAAAPTTPGSCLIFSIGDLKDLVPDEADLQDAARRVVAEVTRLLETHRAAARQTVWVMGWSATYETYLAFLSKFPLVDKDWELQLLPITAMRDAGPAAGLVPPPAPATTVAALSMPATTSFMESFVPFGGFMCDTYEANSLTANSCPQALRCQQCNDRYEQEVATIIRGSGITAEAHQGLPSMLQNGSMMGHGFDALKVRDDQMMVLSTKIQNLKKKWNEVCLRLHQGCNRINRDPCQLFRHHIDVRVERERCANPNQSSQSIALQREVIRPSAVSSPHTNTTAKSISAPSISTQTNADLVLNLQVRQSKSDEDEPLQDRAVPSQHSNSSNCDNPEDHASRSSAAPVATDLVLATPRGSSSKDSSIALCKNVKDAEGSIQLMPKKVDDLNCKPPHFSVQPYTCFGSSSNWDQTSPSALHSAASGGASASGQWQRPSPLAAQSYDLSNYKLLMEQLFKAVGRQEEALSAICASIVRCRSMERRRGANKKNDIWFSFYGPDSIAKRRVGVAVAELMHDSSENLIYLDLSLHDWGNPNFRGKHATDCISEELRRKRRSVIFLDNVDKADCLVQESLIHAMETGRYKDLHGGRVADLNDSIVVLSTRMIQGCQNASIGMEEGNAFSEEKVAAARGHQLKIIVEPGTTNIIGGPGGKVVVSSRHSLKNSQASLYSSSFSKRKLHISDGQEKTAESLSTSKRPHRTSSAPFDLNLPGDEAEVHDGDDDSSSSHENSSGDPEGSVGNLLRSVDESINFKPFDFGKLCEDMVQEFSNTMSSTLGFGCRLEIDAGAMVQVLAAAWASDSDEKRPVWTWVEQVFARSLEQLKVRCKNLSSCTLRLVACEDEMPVKEDGVGAFLPSRIILDW; from the exons ATGCCGACGCCGGTGCCCGCCGCTCGGCAGTGCCTCGCCCCGGCCGCCGTCACGGCCCTCGACGCCGCCGTCGCCTCCGCGCGCCGCCGGGCGCACGCACAGACCACCTCCCTCCACCTCATCGCCTCGCTGCTCGCCCCGACCGCCGCGCCGCTGCTCCGTGACGCGCTCGCCCGCGCCCGCAGCGCCGCCTACTCGCCGCGCCTCCAGCTCAAGGCGCTCGACCTCTGCTTCGCCGTCTCCCTCGACCGTCTCCCCTCCATCCCCACCtcagcctccgcctccgcctccgcctccgcctccagcAGCAGCAATGACCAGCACGAGCCCCCCGTCGCCAACTCCCTCATGTCGGCCATCAAGCGCTCGCAGGccaatcagcggcgcaacccggACACGTTCCACttctaccaccaccaccaggcGGCGGGCGCGTCGGCCACTTCCCCCAACGCCGTCAAGGTCGACCTCTCCCACCTCGTCCTCGCCATCCTCGACGACCCGCTCGTCAGCCGCGTCTTCGCCGACGCGGGCTTCCGCAGCAACGAGATCAAGGTCGCCATCCTCCGCCCCGCGCTGCTCGGCCGCGGCCTCCCCACGcgcgcccgcccgccgccgctcTTCCTCTGCAGCTTCGCGGCCGCAGACGACGCCGACGTCccctcgcccgcgcccgcgctcgcGGGGGCCGCCCCGGGGGAGGACAACTGCCGCCGCATCACCGACATCCTCGCGCGCGGACGCAACCCCATGCTCGTCGGTGTCGGGGCCGCGTCTGCCGCCGCTGACTTCGCCGAGGCGTCCCCGTACCGCATCCTCCCCGTCAATCATCAAGCGGACCTCCTCGCCGTCGCGGCGGCACCGACGACGCCCGGTTCTTGCCTCATCTTCAGCATCGGTGACCTCAAGGACCTGGTGCCCGACGAGGCCGACCTGCAGGACGCGGCTCGCCGGGTGGTGGCGGAGGTCACGCGCCTACTCGAGACGCACAGAGCTGCCGCCCGCCAGACGGTCTGGGTCATGGGCTGGTCGGCCACCTACGAGACCTACCTCGCCTTCCTTTCCAAGTTCCCGCTCGTCGACAAGGACTGGGAACTCCAGCTGCTGCCAATCACCGCCATGCGCGACGCCGGCCCTGCGGCCGGACTCGTGCCTCCTCCGGCTCCAGCCACCACGGTCGCTGCCTTGTCCATGCCTGCCACTACAAG CTTCATGGAGTCGTTTGTTCCTTTTGGAGGTTTTATGTGCGATACCTACGAAGCAAATAGCCTCACAGCAAATTCCTGCCCTCAGGCCCTGCGATGTCAACAGTGCAACGATAGATATGAGCAAGAAGTTGCGACTATCATTAGAGGAAGTGGCATTACAGCTGAAGCTCATCAAGGTCTACCTTCCATGCTGCAGAATGGCAGCATGATGGGTCATGGGTTTGATGCACTCAAG GTTAGAGATGATCAGATGATGGTATTGAGTACAAAAATACAGAATCTAAAGAAGAAGTGGAATGAGGTCTGCCTACGACTCCACCAAGGTTGCAATAGGATCAACAGAGATCCTTGCCAGTTATTTCGACATCACATTGATGTTCGAGTTGAGAGGGAAAGATGTGCAAATCCAAACCAAAGTTCACAGTCAATTGCACTTCAAAGGGAGGTTATTAGGCCTTCTGCAGTGTCTTCTCCACATACCAACACAACTGCAAAGAGTATTTCGGCGCCATCTATTTCCACCCAAACGAATGCAGACCTTGTATTGAACCTGCAAGTCAGGCAATCAAAGAGTGATGAAGATGAACCCCTCCAAGATAGGGCTGTGCCATCCCAACATAGCAACTCATCGAACTGTGACAACCCTGAAGATCATGCGTCACGATCATCTGCTGCACCTGTGGCTACTGACTTGGTGTTGGCCACCCCTCGTGGATCTTCTTCCAAGGATTCAAGTATTGCACTGTGTAAAAATGTAAAGGATGCTGAAGGGTCGATCCAGCTGATGCCCAAGAAGGTTGATGATCTGAATTGTAAGCCTCCTCACTTCTCTGTACAACCTTACACTTGCTTCGGGAGTTCCTCAAATTGGGATCAAACTTCACCTAGTGCTCTGCATTCAGCAGCTTCAGGAGGTGCTTCTGCCTCTGGCCAATGGCAGAGGCCTTCACCCCTCGCAGCACAAAGTTATGATTTGAGCAATTACAAGCTACTCATGGAACAACTGTTTAAGGCTGTTGGGAGGCAGGAGGAAGCCTTGAGTGCTATTTGTGCATCCATTGTGCGGTGCAGGTCAATGGAGAGGCGTCGTGGTGCAAACAAGAAGAATGACATATGGTTTAGTTTTTATGGTCCGGATAGCATTGCCAAGCGGAGAGTTGGTGTGGCAGTTGCTGAGCTGATGCACGATAGCTCAGAGAATCTGATATATCTGGACCTAAGCCTCCATGACTGGGGTAACCCCAATTTCAGAGGAAAGCATGCCACCGACTGTATCTCTGAAGAGTTGAGAAGGAAGCGGCGATCAGTTATCTTCCTTGACAATGTTGACAAAGCTGACTGCCTTGTTCAGGAGAGCCTGAttcatgccatggagactggcaGGTACAAAGACTTGCATGGGGGACGGGTGGCTGACCTTAATGACTCGATTGTGGTATTGTCTACAAGAATGATCCAAGGATGTCAAAATGCCTCTATTGGGATGGAGGAGGGCAATGCTTTTTCAGAAGAAAAGGTTGCGGCAGCTCGTGGACATCAACTGAAGATCATAGTTGAGCCAGGCACAACCAACATCATTGGAGGCCCTGGAGGCAAAGTTGTAGTTTCCTCAAGGCATTCCTTGAAAAACAGTCAAGCATCTTTGTACTCCAGTTCTTTCAGCAAGCGGAAGCTCCACATCTCTGATGGGCAAGAAAAGACAGCAGAATCACTGAGCACTTCAAAGCGACCGCATAGAACATCAAGTGCTCCATTCGACTTGAACCTCCCAGGAGATGAGGCCGAAGTCCATGATGGTGATGACGACAGCAGTAGCAGCCACGAGAACTCATCCGGTGATCCAGAGGGATCTGTGGGCAACCTCTTACGATCAGTGGACGAGTCAATCAACTTCAAGCCATTTGACTTTGGCAAACTCTGTGAGGACATGGTGCAGGAGTTTAGCAATACTATGAGCAGTACTCTGGGCTTCGGTTGCAGGTTGGAGATCGACGCTGGGGCTATGGTGCAAGTATTGGCAGCGGCATGGGCATCTGATTCAGATGAGAAGAGGCCTGTGTGGACGTGGGTGGAACAGGTGTTTGCCAGGAGCCTTGAGCAGCTGAAAGTCAGGTGTAAGAATTTGAGCAGCTGTACTCTGAGATTGGTTGCCTGTGAGGATGAAATGCCGGTGAAAGAAGATGGTGTTGGAGCTTTCCTTCCCTCGAGAATAATTCTGGATTGGTGA
- the LOC136504417 gene encoding protein DWARF 53-LIKE-like isoform X3: MPTPVPAARQCLAPAAVTALDAAVASARRRAHAQTTSLHLIASLLAPTAAPLLRDALARARSAAYSPRLQLKALDLCFAVSLDRLPSIPTSASASASASASSSSNDQHEPPVANSLMSAIKRSQANQRRNPDTFHFYHHHQAAGASATSPNAVKVDLSHLVLAILDDPLVSRVFADAGFRSNEIKVAILRPALLGRGLPTRARPPPLFLCSFAAADDADVPSPAPALAGAAPGEDNCRRITDILARGRNPMLVGVGAASAAADFAEASPYRILPVNHQADLLAVAAAPTTPGSCLIFSIGDLKDLVPDEADLQDAARRVVAEVTRLLETHRAAARQTVWVMGWSATYETYLAFLSKFPLVDKDWELQLLPITAMRDAGPAAGLVPPPAPATTVAALSMPATTSFMESFVPFGGFMCDTYEANSLTANSCPQALRCQQCNDRYEQEVATIIRGSGITAEAHQGLPSMLQNGSMMGHGFDALKVRDDQMMVLSTKIQNLKKKWNEVCLRLHQGCNRINRDPCQLFRHHIDVRVERERCANPNQSSQSIALQREVIRPSAVSSPHTNTTAKSISAPSISTQTNADLVLNLQVRQSKSDEDEPLQDRAVPSQHSNSSNCDNPEDHASRSSAAPVATDLVLATPRGSSSKDSSIALCKNVKDAEGSIQLMPKKVDDLNSSGGASASGQWQRPSPLAAQSYDLSNYKLLMEQLFKAVGRQEEALSAICASIVRCRSMERRRGANKKNDIWFSFYGPDSIAKRRVGVAVAELMHDSSENLIYLDLSLHDWGNPNFRGKHATDCISEELRRKRRSVIFLDNVDKADCLVQESLIHAMETGRYKDLHGGRVADLNDSIVVLSTRMIQGCQNASIGMEEGNAFSEEKVAAARGHQLKIIVEPGTTNIIGGPGGKVVVSSRHSLKNSQASLYSSSFSKRKLHISDGQEKTAESLSTSKRPHRTSSAPFDLNLPGDEAEVHDGDDDSSSSHENSSGDPEGSVGNLLRSVDESINFKPFDFGKLCEDMVQEFSNTMSSTLGFGCRLEIDAGAMVQVLAAAWASDSDEKRPVWTWVEQVFARSLEQLKVRCKNLSSCTLRLVACEDEMPVKEDGVGAFLPSRIILDW; the protein is encoded by the exons ATGCCGACGCCGGTGCCCGCCGCTCGGCAGTGCCTCGCCCCGGCCGCCGTCACGGCCCTCGACGCCGCCGTCGCCTCCGCGCGCCGCCGGGCGCACGCACAGACCACCTCCCTCCACCTCATCGCCTCGCTGCTCGCCCCGACCGCCGCGCCGCTGCTCCGTGACGCGCTCGCCCGCGCCCGCAGCGCCGCCTACTCGCCGCGCCTCCAGCTCAAGGCGCTCGACCTCTGCTTCGCCGTCTCCCTCGACCGTCTCCCCTCCATCCCCACCtcagcctccgcctccgcctccgcctccgcctccagcAGCAGCAATGACCAGCACGAGCCCCCCGTCGCCAACTCCCTCATGTCGGCCATCAAGCGCTCGCAGGccaatcagcggcgcaacccggACACGTTCCACttctaccaccaccaccaggcGGCGGGCGCGTCGGCCACTTCCCCCAACGCCGTCAAGGTCGACCTCTCCCACCTCGTCCTCGCCATCCTCGACGACCCGCTCGTCAGCCGCGTCTTCGCCGACGCGGGCTTCCGCAGCAACGAGATCAAGGTCGCCATCCTCCGCCCCGCGCTGCTCGGCCGCGGCCTCCCCACGcgcgcccgcccgccgccgctcTTCCTCTGCAGCTTCGCGGCCGCAGACGACGCCGACGTCccctcgcccgcgcccgcgctcgcGGGGGCCGCCCCGGGGGAGGACAACTGCCGCCGCATCACCGACATCCTCGCGCGCGGACGCAACCCCATGCTCGTCGGTGTCGGGGCCGCGTCTGCCGCCGCTGACTTCGCCGAGGCGTCCCCGTACCGCATCCTCCCCGTCAATCATCAAGCGGACCTCCTCGCCGTCGCGGCGGCACCGACGACGCCCGGTTCTTGCCTCATCTTCAGCATCGGTGACCTCAAGGACCTGGTGCCCGACGAGGCCGACCTGCAGGACGCGGCTCGCCGGGTGGTGGCGGAGGTCACGCGCCTACTCGAGACGCACAGAGCTGCCGCCCGCCAGACGGTCTGGGTCATGGGCTGGTCGGCCACCTACGAGACCTACCTCGCCTTCCTTTCCAAGTTCCCGCTCGTCGACAAGGACTGGGAACTCCAGCTGCTGCCAATCACCGCCATGCGCGACGCCGGCCCTGCGGCCGGACTCGTGCCTCCTCCGGCTCCAGCCACCACGGTCGCTGCCTTGTCCATGCCTGCCACTACAAG CTTCATGGAGTCGTTTGTTCCTTTTGGAGGTTTTATGTGCGATACCTACGAAGCAAATAGCCTCACAGCAAATTCCTGCCCTCAGGCCCTGCGATGTCAACAGTGCAACGATAGATATGAGCAAGAAGTTGCGACTATCATTAGAGGAAGTGGCATTACAGCTGAAGCTCATCAAGGTCTACCTTCCATGCTGCAGAATGGCAGCATGATGGGTCATGGGTTTGATGCACTCAAG GTTAGAGATGATCAGATGATGGTATTGAGTACAAAAATACAGAATCTAAAGAAGAAGTGGAATGAGGTCTGCCTACGACTCCACCAAGGTTGCAATAGGATCAACAGAGATCCTTGCCAGTTATTTCGACATCACATTGATGTTCGAGTTGAGAGGGAAAGATGTGCAAATCCAAACCAAAGTTCACAGTCAATTGCACTTCAAAGGGAGGTTATTAGGCCTTCTGCAGTGTCTTCTCCACATACCAACACAACTGCAAAGAGTATTTCGGCGCCATCTATTTCCACCCAAACGAATGCAGACCTTGTATTGAACCTGCAAGTCAGGCAATCAAAGAGTGATGAAGATGAACCCCTCCAAGATAGGGCTGTGCCATCCCAACATAGCAACTCATCGAACTGTGACAACCCTGAAGATCATGCGTCACGATCATCTGCTGCACCTGTGGCTACTGACTTGGTGTTGGCCACCCCTCGTGGATCTTCTTCCAAGGATTCAAGTATTGCACTGTGTAAAAATGTAAAGGATGCTGAAGGGTCGATCCAGCTGATGCCCAAGAAGGTTGATGATCTGAATT CTTCAGGAGGTGCTTCTGCCTCTGGCCAATGGCAGAGGCCTTCACCCCTCGCAGCACAAAGTTATGATTTGAGCAATTACAAGCTACTCATGGAACAACTGTTTAAGGCTGTTGGGAGGCAGGAGGAAGCCTTGAGTGCTATTTGTGCATCCATTGTGCGGTGCAGGTCAATGGAGAGGCGTCGTGGTGCAAACAAGAAGAATGACATATGGTTTAGTTTTTATGGTCCGGATAGCATTGCCAAGCGGAGAGTTGGTGTGGCAGTTGCTGAGCTGATGCACGATAGCTCAGAGAATCTGATATATCTGGACCTAAGCCTCCATGACTGGGGTAACCCCAATTTCAGAGGAAAGCATGCCACCGACTGTATCTCTGAAGAGTTGAGAAGGAAGCGGCGATCAGTTATCTTCCTTGACAATGTTGACAAAGCTGACTGCCTTGTTCAGGAGAGCCTGAttcatgccatggagactggcaGGTACAAAGACTTGCATGGGGGACGGGTGGCTGACCTTAATGACTCGATTGTGGTATTGTCTACAAGAATGATCCAAGGATGTCAAAATGCCTCTATTGGGATGGAGGAGGGCAATGCTTTTTCAGAAGAAAAGGTTGCGGCAGCTCGTGGACATCAACTGAAGATCATAGTTGAGCCAGGCACAACCAACATCATTGGAGGCCCTGGAGGCAAAGTTGTAGTTTCCTCAAGGCATTCCTTGAAAAACAGTCAAGCATCTTTGTACTCCAGTTCTTTCAGCAAGCGGAAGCTCCACATCTCTGATGGGCAAGAAAAGACAGCAGAATCACTGAGCACTTCAAAGCGACCGCATAGAACATCAAGTGCTCCATTCGACTTGAACCTCCCAGGAGATGAGGCCGAAGTCCATGATGGTGATGACGACAGCAGTAGCAGCCACGAGAACTCATCCGGTGATCCAGAGGGATCTGTGGGCAACCTCTTACGATCAGTGGACGAGTCAATCAACTTCAAGCCATTTGACTTTGGCAAACTCTGTGAGGACATGGTGCAGGAGTTTAGCAATACTATGAGCAGTACTCTGGGCTTCGGTTGCAGGTTGGAGATCGACGCTGGGGCTATGGTGCAAGTATTGGCAGCGGCATGGGCATCTGATTCAGATGAGAAGAGGCCTGTGTGGACGTGGGTGGAACAGGTGTTTGCCAGGAGCCTTGAGCAGCTGAAAGTCAGGTGTAAGAATTTGAGCAGCTGTACTCTGAGATTGGTTGCCTGTGAGGATGAAATGCCGGTGAAAGAAGATGGTGTTGGAGCTTTCCTTCCCTCGAGAATAATTCTGGATTGGTGA
- the LOC136504417 gene encoding protein DWARF 53-LIKE-like isoform X2, whose protein sequence is MPTPVPAARQCLAPAAVTALDAAVASARRRAHAQTTSLHLIASLLAPTAAPLLRDALARARSAAYSPRLQLKALDLCFAVSLDRLPSIPTSASASASASASSSSNDQHEPPVANSLMSAIKRSQANQRRNPDTFHFYHHHQAAGASATSPNAVKVDLSHLVLAILDDPLVSRVFADAGFRSNEIKVAILRPALLGRGLPTRARPPPLFLCSFAAADDADVPSPAPALAGAAPGEDNCRRITDILARGRNPMLVGVGAASAAADFAEASPYRILPVNHQADLLAVAAAPTTPGSCLIFSIGDLKDLVPDEADLQDAARRVVAEVTRLLETHRAAARQTVWVMGWSATYETYLAFLSKFPLVDKDWELQLLPITAMRDAGPAAGLVPPPAPATTVAALSMPATTSFMESFVPFGGFMCDTYEANSLTANSCPQALRCQQCNDRYEQEVATIIRGSGITAEAHQGLPSMLQNGSMMGHGFDALKVRDDQMMVLSTKIQNLKKKWNEVCLRLHQGCNRINRDPCQLFRHHIDVRVERERCANPNQSSQSIALQREVIRPSAVSSPHTNTTAKSISAPSISTQTNADLVLNLQVRQSKSDEDEPLQDRAVPSQHSNSSNCDNPEDHASRSSAAPVATDLVLATPRGSSSKDSSIALCKNVKDAEGSIQLMPKKVDDLNSASGGASASGQWQRPSPLAAQSYDLSNYKLLMEQLFKAVGRQEEALSAICASIVRCRSMERRRGANKKNDIWFSFYGPDSIAKRRVGVAVAELMHDSSENLIYLDLSLHDWGNPNFRGKHATDCISEELRRKRRSVIFLDNVDKADCLVQESLIHAMETGRYKDLHGGRVADLNDSIVVLSTRMIQGCQNASIGMEEGNAFSEEKVAAARGHQLKIIVEPGTTNIIGGPGGKVVVSSRHSLKNSQASLYSSSFSKRKLHISDGQEKTAESLSTSKRPHRTSSAPFDLNLPGDEAEVHDGDDDSSSSHENSSGDPEGSVGNLLRSVDESINFKPFDFGKLCEDMVQEFSNTMSSTLGFGCRLEIDAGAMVQVLAAAWASDSDEKRPVWTWVEQVFARSLEQLKVRCKNLSSCTLRLVACEDEMPVKEDGVGAFLPSRIILDW, encoded by the exons ATGCCGACGCCGGTGCCCGCCGCTCGGCAGTGCCTCGCCCCGGCCGCCGTCACGGCCCTCGACGCCGCCGTCGCCTCCGCGCGCCGCCGGGCGCACGCACAGACCACCTCCCTCCACCTCATCGCCTCGCTGCTCGCCCCGACCGCCGCGCCGCTGCTCCGTGACGCGCTCGCCCGCGCCCGCAGCGCCGCCTACTCGCCGCGCCTCCAGCTCAAGGCGCTCGACCTCTGCTTCGCCGTCTCCCTCGACCGTCTCCCCTCCATCCCCACCtcagcctccgcctccgcctccgcctccgcctccagcAGCAGCAATGACCAGCACGAGCCCCCCGTCGCCAACTCCCTCATGTCGGCCATCAAGCGCTCGCAGGccaatcagcggcgcaacccggACACGTTCCACttctaccaccaccaccaggcGGCGGGCGCGTCGGCCACTTCCCCCAACGCCGTCAAGGTCGACCTCTCCCACCTCGTCCTCGCCATCCTCGACGACCCGCTCGTCAGCCGCGTCTTCGCCGACGCGGGCTTCCGCAGCAACGAGATCAAGGTCGCCATCCTCCGCCCCGCGCTGCTCGGCCGCGGCCTCCCCACGcgcgcccgcccgccgccgctcTTCCTCTGCAGCTTCGCGGCCGCAGACGACGCCGACGTCccctcgcccgcgcccgcgctcgcGGGGGCCGCCCCGGGGGAGGACAACTGCCGCCGCATCACCGACATCCTCGCGCGCGGACGCAACCCCATGCTCGTCGGTGTCGGGGCCGCGTCTGCCGCCGCTGACTTCGCCGAGGCGTCCCCGTACCGCATCCTCCCCGTCAATCATCAAGCGGACCTCCTCGCCGTCGCGGCGGCACCGACGACGCCCGGTTCTTGCCTCATCTTCAGCATCGGTGACCTCAAGGACCTGGTGCCCGACGAGGCCGACCTGCAGGACGCGGCTCGCCGGGTGGTGGCGGAGGTCACGCGCCTACTCGAGACGCACAGAGCTGCCGCCCGCCAGACGGTCTGGGTCATGGGCTGGTCGGCCACCTACGAGACCTACCTCGCCTTCCTTTCCAAGTTCCCGCTCGTCGACAAGGACTGGGAACTCCAGCTGCTGCCAATCACCGCCATGCGCGACGCCGGCCCTGCGGCCGGACTCGTGCCTCCTCCGGCTCCAGCCACCACGGTCGCTGCCTTGTCCATGCCTGCCACTACAAG CTTCATGGAGTCGTTTGTTCCTTTTGGAGGTTTTATGTGCGATACCTACGAAGCAAATAGCCTCACAGCAAATTCCTGCCCTCAGGCCCTGCGATGTCAACAGTGCAACGATAGATATGAGCAAGAAGTTGCGACTATCATTAGAGGAAGTGGCATTACAGCTGAAGCTCATCAAGGTCTACCTTCCATGCTGCAGAATGGCAGCATGATGGGTCATGGGTTTGATGCACTCAAG GTTAGAGATGATCAGATGATGGTATTGAGTACAAAAATACAGAATCTAAAGAAGAAGTGGAATGAGGTCTGCCTACGACTCCACCAAGGTTGCAATAGGATCAACAGAGATCCTTGCCAGTTATTTCGACATCACATTGATGTTCGAGTTGAGAGGGAAAGATGTGCAAATCCAAACCAAAGTTCACAGTCAATTGCACTTCAAAGGGAGGTTATTAGGCCTTCTGCAGTGTCTTCTCCACATACCAACACAACTGCAAAGAGTATTTCGGCGCCATCTATTTCCACCCAAACGAATGCAGACCTTGTATTGAACCTGCAAGTCAGGCAATCAAAGAGTGATGAAGATGAACCCCTCCAAGATAGGGCTGTGCCATCCCAACATAGCAACTCATCGAACTGTGACAACCCTGAAGATCATGCGTCACGATCATCTGCTGCACCTGTGGCTACTGACTTGGTGTTGGCCACCCCTCGTGGATCTTCTTCCAAGGATTCAAGTATTGCACTGTGTAAAAATGTAAAGGATGCTGAAGGGTCGATCCAGCTGATGCCCAAGAAGGTTGATGATCTGAATT CAGCTTCAGGAGGTGCTTCTGCCTCTGGCCAATGGCAGAGGCCTTCACCCCTCGCAGCACAAAGTTATGATTTGAGCAATTACAAGCTACTCATGGAACAACTGTTTAAGGCTGTTGGGAGGCAGGAGGAAGCCTTGAGTGCTATTTGTGCATCCATTGTGCGGTGCAGGTCAATGGAGAGGCGTCGTGGTGCAAACAAGAAGAATGACATATGGTTTAGTTTTTATGGTCCGGATAGCATTGCCAAGCGGAGAGTTGGTGTGGCAGTTGCTGAGCTGATGCACGATAGCTCAGAGAATCTGATATATCTGGACCTAAGCCTCCATGACTGGGGTAACCCCAATTTCAGAGGAAAGCATGCCACCGACTGTATCTCTGAAGAGTTGAGAAGGAAGCGGCGATCAGTTATCTTCCTTGACAATGTTGACAAAGCTGACTGCCTTGTTCAGGAGAGCCTGAttcatgccatggagactggcaGGTACAAAGACTTGCATGGGGGACGGGTGGCTGACCTTAATGACTCGATTGTGGTATTGTCTACAAGAATGATCCAAGGATGTCAAAATGCCTCTATTGGGATGGAGGAGGGCAATGCTTTTTCAGAAGAAAAGGTTGCGGCAGCTCGTGGACATCAACTGAAGATCATAGTTGAGCCAGGCACAACCAACATCATTGGAGGCCCTGGAGGCAAAGTTGTAGTTTCCTCAAGGCATTCCTTGAAAAACAGTCAAGCATCTTTGTACTCCAGTTCTTTCAGCAAGCGGAAGCTCCACATCTCTGATGGGCAAGAAAAGACAGCAGAATCACTGAGCACTTCAAAGCGACCGCATAGAACATCAAGTGCTCCATTCGACTTGAACCTCCCAGGAGATGAGGCCGAAGTCCATGATGGTGATGACGACAGCAGTAGCAGCCACGAGAACTCATCCGGTGATCCAGAGGGATCTGTGGGCAACCTCTTACGATCAGTGGACGAGTCAATCAACTTCAAGCCATTTGACTTTGGCAAACTCTGTGAGGACATGGTGCAGGAGTTTAGCAATACTATGAGCAGTACTCTGGGCTTCGGTTGCAGGTTGGAGATCGACGCTGGGGCTATGGTGCAAGTATTGGCAGCGGCATGGGCATCTGATTCAGATGAGAAGAGGCCTGTGTGGACGTGGGTGGAACAGGTGTTTGCCAGGAGCCTTGAGCAGCTGAAAGTCAGGTGTAAGAATTTGAGCAGCTGTACTCTGAGATTGGTTGCCTGTGAGGATGAAATGCCGGTGAAAGAAGATGGTGTTGGAGCTTTCCTTCCCTCGAGAATAATTCTGGATTGGTGA